The genome window CGGCCCGCTCACCGGATCCGACCACGTCGTACGAGGTCAGGAACGGTCCGACCTGTGCGCGACCGGCGCGATCGCGGTCGACATGGAATCCGCGGTCACACTCCATTGCGCCGTGAGATCCGGCGCACGCCCGGTTGCGGCCGTCCGGGTGGTCGTGGACGCTCCAGAACATGAACTGGTCCGGATCGGCACGGTACGCGGTGGAATATCAGCCTTCCGCGTCCTTCGTGCCGTCCTTCCCGCTTACTACGAATGGCACCGTTCCTTGCTGCTCCCCAGGAGGTGAGCCAGATGGCCATGCCGCTCCGCCAGTCCATCAAGGTGGCGACCTATCTCGCCGAACAGAAGCTCCGCAAGCGCGACAAGTTCCCGCTGATCGTCGAGCTGGAACCGCTCTACGCCTGCAATCTGAAGTGCGAGGGCTGCGGCAAGATCCAGCACCCGGCGGGTGTGCTCAAGCAGCGCATGCCGGTGGCGCAGGCCGTGGGCGCCGTCCTGGAGTCCGGTGCGCCGATGGTGTCCATCGCCGGCGGCGAGCCCCTGATGCACCCTCAGATCGACGAGATCGTCCGGCAGTTGGTGGCGAAGCGGAAGTATGTCTTCCTGTGCACCAACGCCCTGCTGATGCGCAAGAAGATGGAGAAGTTCAAGCCCTCGCCGTACTTCGCGTTCGCCGTGCACATCGACGGGCTGCGGGAGCGGCACGACGAGTCCGTGGCGAAGGAAGGGGTGTTCGACGAGGCCGTGGCCGCCATCAAGGAGGCCAAGAAGCGCGGCTTCCGGGTGACCACCAACTCGACCTTCTTCAACACCGACACCCCGCAGACCATCATCGAGGTCCTCAACTTCCTCAATGACGACCTCCAGGTCGACGAGATGATGATCTCGCCCGCCTACGCCTACGAGAAGGCCCCCGACCAGGAGCACTTCCTCGGCGTCGAGCAGACCCGCGAACTGTTCAAGAAGGCCTTCTCCGGCGGCAACCGGCGGCGCTGGCGCCTCAACCACTCGCCGCTGTTCCTCGACTTCCTGGAAGGCAAGGTCGACTTCCCCTGCACGGCGTGGGCGATCCCCAACTACTCGCTCTTCGGCTGGCAGCGGCCCTGCTACCTGATGAGCGACGGGTACGTCACCACGTACCGGGAGCTGATCGAGGACACCGACTGGAACGCCTACGGACGGGGCAAGGACCCGCGCTGCGCCAACTGCATGGCGCACTGCGGTTACGAGCCGACCGCCGTCCTCGCCACCATGGGATCGTTGAAGGAGTCCCTGCGCGCCCTGCGCGAGACCGTCTCCGGGAACCACGTGAACCACGGGAACCAGGGGTGATGTGATGACCGCCGTGTCGCTGGGCGTCCCCGAGCTGCCCGCCCGACCGATCGCGGAACGCCGCCCCTCGCGGCGTATCCAGGTCGGCGCGGTGGCCGTGGGGGGCGGGGCCCCGGTGTCGGTGCAGTCGATGACGACGACCCGTACGTCGGACGTCGGCGCCACCTTGCAGCAGATCGCCGAACTCACCGCGTCCGGCTGTCAGATCGTCCGGGTCGCCTGCCCCACGCAGGACGACGCGGACGCCCTCGCCACCATCGCCCGCAAGTCGCAGATCCCGGTGATCGCGGACATCCACTTCCAGCCGAAGTACGTGTTCGCGGCGATCGAGGCCGGGTGCGCGGCGGTGCGGGTGAACCCGGGCAACATCAAGCAGTTCGACGACAAGGTCAAGGAGATCGCGCGGGCGGCCGGGGACCACGGGACGCCGATCCGGATCGGGGTCAACGCCGGGTCGCTCGATCGGCGGCTGCTCCAGAAGTACGGCAAGGCGACGCCCGAGGCCCTGGTGGAGTCCGCGCTGTGGGAGTCCTCGCTGTTCGAGGAGCACGACTTCCGGGACATCAAGATCTCGGTCAAGCACAACGACCCGGTCGTGATGATCGAGGCCTACCGGCAGTTGGCCGCCCAGTGCGACTACCCCTTGCATCTGGGCGTGACGGAGGCCGGTCCGGCGTTCCAGGGGACCATCAAGTCCGCCGTCGCCTTCGGGGCGCTGCTCAGCGAGGGGATCGGGGACACGATCCGGGTCTCGCTGAGCGCTCCGCCGGTGGAGGAGATCAAGGTCGGCATCCAGATCCTGGAGTCGCTGAACCTGCGGCAGCGGCGGCTGGAGATCGTCTCGTGCCCCTCGTGCGGGCGGGCGCAGGTCGATGTGTACCGGCTCGCGGACGAGGTCAGCGCCGGTCTCGAAGGCATGGAGGTGCCGTTGCGGGTGGCCGTCATGGGCTGCGTCGTCAACGGACCCGGGGAGGCGCGGGAGGCGGACCTGGGGGTCGCCTCCGGCAACGGCAAGGGGCAGATCTTCGTCAAGGGCGAGGTCATCAAGACCGTGCCCGAGTCGAAGATCGTGGAGACCCTCATCGACGAGGCGATGAAGATCGCCGAGCGGATGGAGCGGGACGGCGTCGCGTCGGGGGAGCCGGCGGTCACCGTGAGCTGACAACACGGGCTGAGAGGCACGGATCGAGAGGGGGCCCGACGTGACGATTCTGGAGAGCATCCGGCAACCGCGCGACCTGAAGGCGCTGACCGAGGCGGAACTCGGTGAACTGGCCGAAGAAATCCGGGAGTTCCTGGTGCACGCGGTCGCCAGGACCGGTGGTCACCTGGGGCCCAACCTGGGGGTGGTGGAACTCACTGTCGCGCTCCACCGGGTCTTCGAGTCACCCGTCGACCGCATCGTCTGGGACACCGGTCACCAGAGCTATGTGCACAAGCTGCTGACCGGGCGTCAGGACTTCTCCAAACTGCGCGGCAAGGGCGGTCTGTCCGGCTACCCCTCGCGCGAGGAGTCCGCGCACGACATCGTCGAGAACAGCCACGCCTCCACCGCACTCGGCTGGGCGGACGGCCTCGCCAAGGCCCGCCAGGTGCAGGGGGAGAAGGGCCATGTCGTCGCGGTCATCGGCGACGGCGCCCTGACCGGCGGCATGGCCTGGGAGGCCCTCAACAACATCGCCGCAGCCAAGGACCGGCCGCTGATCATCGTCGTCAACGACAACGAGCGCTCCTACTCCCCGACCATCGGCGGCCTCGCCAACCACCTCGCGACCCTGCGCACCACCGACGGCTACGAGCAGTTCCTCGCCTGGGGCAAGGACGTCCTGCTGCGCACCCCGATCGTCGGCAAGGAGGTCTACGAGGCACTGCACGGCGCGAAGAAGGGCTTCAAGGACGCCTTCGCACCCCAGGGCATGTTCGAGGACCTGGGGCTGAAGTACGTCGGCCCGATCGACGGACACGACACCAAGGCGGTCGAGTCGGCGCTGCGCCGCGCCAAGTGCTTCCACGGGCCCGTCCTCGTGCACTGTCTGACGCAGAAGGGGCGGGGCTACGAGCCCGCGCTCGCCAACGAGGAGGACCACTTCCACACGGTCGGGGTGATGGACCCGCTGACCTGCGAGCCGCTCACCCCGGCCGGCGGACCGTCCTGGACGTCGGTGTTCGGCGACGAGATCGTCCGGATCGGCGACGAGCGCGAGGACGTCGTCGCCATCACGGCGGCCATGCTGCACCCGGTGGGGCTCGGCCGGTTCGCGGAGAAGTTCCCCGACCGGGTGTGGGACGTCGGTATCGCCGAGCAGCACGCGGCGGTCTCGGCGGCGGGGCTCGCCACGGGCGGGCTGCACCCGGTGGTGGCCGTCTACGCGACCTTCCTCAACCGGGCCTTCGACCAGCTGCTGATGGACGTCGCGCTGCACCGGTGCGGGGTCACCTTCGTCCTCGACCGCGCGGGCGTGACCGGCGTCGACGGCGCCTCGCACAACGGCATGTGGGACCTGTCCGTCCTCCAGGTCGTACCGGGGCTGCGGATCGCCGCGCCGCGCGACGCCGAACAGCTGCGGACCCAGCTGCGGGAGGCGGTCGCCGTGGACGACGCCCCGACGCTGATCCGGTTCCCGAAGGAGTCGGTGGGCCCGGAGATCCCGGCCGTGGACCGGGTGGGCGGCATGGACGTCCTGCACCGGTCCCCGACTGCGGGGTCTTCGACGGGGTCCTCGGTGTCTTCGGGCGGCCCGGCGGTGCTGCTGGTCGCCGTCGGTGTGATGGCGTCCGTGTGCCTCCAGGCCGCCGAGCTGCTGGAGAGCCGGGGCATCGGCTGCACCGTCGTCGACCCGCGCTGGGTCAAGCCGGTCGATCCGGCGCTGCCGTGGCTGGCCGCCGACCACCGGCTGGTGGCCGTCGTGGAGGACAACAGCCGGGCGGCCGGGGTCGGTTCGGCGGTCGCCCTGGCCCTCGGGGACGCCGAGGTCGACGTCCCCGTACGGCGGTTCGGGATCCCGGAGCAGTTCCTCGCGCACGCCAAGCGCGGGGAGGTGCTGGCGGACATAGGTCTGACGCCGGTCGAGATCGCCGGGCGGATCAGCGCCTCTCTGACCGCCCGGGACGACTTCGCGAAGGGCGACGTGAAGGGGGACCTGTCCGAGGCCGAGCCCGCCAAGGAGAAACCGGAATGACCACTGTGCGACCCGCCGCCGGGGGCGGGGAGTTCGACCTCGGCAAGCTCCTCGCCGAGCGCGGCGCCGAGCGCTACGAACTCCACGCCCGGTACCTCAACCACCAACTCCCGCGCATGCTGCACACCATCGGCTTCGACAAGGTCTACGAGCGGGCCGAGGGCGCGTACTTCTGGGACGCGGACGGCAACGACTACCTGGACATGCTCGCCGGGTTCGGAGTGATGGGGCTCGGCCGCCACCACCCCGTGGTCCGCAAGGCGCTGCACGACGTGCTCGACGCTCAGCTCGCCGACCTGACCCGCTTCGACTGCCAGCCGCTGCCCGGACTGCTCGCCGAGAGGCTGCTCGCCCACAGTCCGCACCTGGACCGGGTGTTCTTCGGGAACAGCGGCACCGAGGCCGTCGAGACGGCGCTGAAGTTCGCCCGGTACGCCACCGGCAGACCGCGCGTCCTCTACTGCGACCACGCCTTCCACGGGCTCACCACCGGCTCGCTCTCGGTCAACGGCGAGGACGGCTTCCGGGACGGCTTCGCCCCGCTGCTGCCCGACACGGCCGTACCGCTCGGCGATCTCGACGCCCTGGCACGGGAGTTGAAGAAGGGGGACGTCGCCGCGCTCGTCGTCGAGCCCATCCAGGGCAAGGGCGTGCACGAGGCGCCGCCCGGCTATCTGCGCGCCGCCCAGGAGCTGCTGCACCGGCACAAGGCGCTGCTGATCGTCGACGAGGTGCAGACCGGGCTCGGACGGACCGGCGACTTCTACGCCTACCAGCACGAGGACGGCGTGGAGCCGGACCTCGTCTGTGTGGCGAAGGCGCTCTCCGGCGGCTATGTCCCGGTCGGCGCGACCCTCGGCAAGGAGTGGATCTTCAAGAAGGTCTACTCGTCGATGGACCGCGTCCTCGTCCACTCGGCGAGTTTCGGCTCCAACGCCCAGGCCATGGCCGCCGGGCTCGCCGTCCTGTCGGTCATGGAGAACGAGCGGATCGTGGCCGGGGCGCGGGCCACGGGGGAGTTGCTGAAGTCGCGCCTCACGGCACTGATCGACAAGTACGAGCTGCTCAGTGACGTACGCGGCCGGGGGCTGATGATCGGCATCGAGTTCGGCCGGCCCAAGTCGCTGAAGCTGCGCGGCCGTTGGACCATGCTCCAGGCGGCCCGCAAGGGACTCTTCGCGCAGATGGTCGTCGTCCCGCTGCTGCAACGCCACCGCATCCTCACCCAGGTCTCCGGCGATCATCTGGAGGTCATCAAGCTGATTCCGCCGCTGGTCGTCGGGGAACGGGAGGTCGACCGGTTCGTGGCGGCCTTCACCGAGGTGATGGATGACGCGCACGGCGGGGGCGGACTGATGTGGGACTTCGGGAGGACGCTGGTGAAACAGGCGGTCGCCAACCGCTAGGACAGGGCCGGGGTGGGACCGCCGGTGGTGCGGCTCCGCCCGGCTTTGCCTCTGAGGCAAGAAATTTGCCGCAGAGGCAAAGCTGCGGCTGAATGGAGGGCATGAGCCCCTCCGAGGGTACGCACCCTTCCGAGCCTTCCGAGCCTTCCGAGTCGTCGGCGCACGAGGCGCTGCCCTCCGTCGCCCCGCAGTTGCGGGCCCTGCGGCGGCGGGCGGCACTCACCCTGGAGGCCGCGGCACGGGCCGCCGCTCTGTCGCCCGCCCATCTCTCCCGGCTGGAGACAGGGCAGCGCCAGCCCTCGCTGCCGATGCTGCTCGCGCTGGCCCGTATCTACGGGACGACCGTCTCGGAGTTGCTCGGTGAGACCGTCGCCGAGCGGGACGCCGTGTTGCGCGCGCCCGACATGGAGCCCACGCGGGCCGGCGGCTGGACCTACTGGCAGGCGGGCGCGTCCGGGCGAGGGATGCAGGCGCTGCGCGTCCATGTGCCGCACGGCTCGCAGGGCGACATCGTGCGGGTCCACCCCGGCGAGGAGTGGCTGTACGTCCTGAAGGGGCGGCTGCGACTGCGCCTCGGGGACACCGCGCATCTGCTCGCGCCCGGGGACAGCGCGCACTTCGACTCGCTGACCCCGCACCGCATCGCCGCCGCCGACCACGACGGCGCCGACCTCCTGTTCGTCCACACCCTGCTGCAGAGCCCGACCGCCGCGCTGTGCCTCGGGCCGATCACCCCCGGAGAGACCCCATGACCGACCTGGAAGAGAAGTTCCCCCGCGCCCTGTGGGTGCGGCTCATCATCTACATCGCGGTCGGCCATGTCTTCGCGGCCTTCATCTATCTGCTGTTCGAGCTGGGGGCCAAGCAGTAGCAGGAGCAGCAGCGGGAGCGGTGGGGCGGCCGGGGGCGGGCCGGGGGGCTGGGGCCTGTCGTTCGGATCACGCCGGCTTCGGGTCACGGTGCCTGGTGACCGCCGGTGAGCGGGGCGTGGTGCGTGCGGCCGCGAGGTGGAGGAGGGCGTCGACGCGATGGGGGTAGCTCCCGCTCGCGCGAAGTCGAGAGTGGGGGAGTCGGCGAGTGACGACAACGCGGCTGGGGGTCCCCCCACTGCCTTGAGGCCCCTCAAGGCAGTGGGGGAGTGCGTGCCACGCCCCGCGGCCCAGGCGTGATCCAAACGACAGGCCCTAGTCGAGGAGGCGCTCGCGCAGTCGCTCCCGGGTCTCCGGGGTGAGCTTCAGGCCCTGCTCCAGATAGGTGTCGACATCGCCCCAGGTCTCGTCGACCGTGTCGAAGGCCGCCTCGATGTACTCGGCGCGGGCGTCGAAGAGCGGGCTCAGCAGCTCCATGACCTCCGGGGAGTAGGCGCTCGCGGCGCTACTGCTGCGGTGCACCTTGTACCGGCGGTGCTTGGCGTTCGACTCCAGATAGTCGGCGACGATGGCCTCGCGCTCCACGCCCAGGGCGAGAAGGGTGACCGCGACGGAGAGGCCCGCGCGGTCCTTGCCCGCCGCGCAGTGCATCAGCGCGGGCACGCTGTCCTCGGCCAGCGCGTGCAGCACCCGGGAGTGCTCGGCCGTGCGGTCCTTGATGATCCGCCGGTAGGAGGCGATCATCCGGCCGGCGCCCTTGCCGTCGTCCAGCAGCTCCCGCAGCTGGTCCAGGTCGCCGTCGCGGACCATCTTCCAGAACTCGGCGCCGTCCGCCGGGTCGCTCAGCGGCAGGTTCACATTGAGCACGCCGGGCAGCTCGACGTCCGGGCCCTCCAGCTTCTGGTCCGCCGCGTTGCGGAAGTCGAAGACCGTGTGCAGGCCGAGGGAGGCCAGGAACGCGGCGTCCTCGTCGCTCGCGTGCGCCAGGTGGCCGCTGCGGAACAGCACTCCGTGACGCACCCGGCGGCCGTCCACGGTCGGCAGACCGCCCACGTCCCGGAAATTGCGCACTCCGGTCAGCTCGGGCTCGGTCGACGGGATCTGCTGCGTCACTGGGGGCTCCCTCCCATCCGGCCGCCGGCGCCGAACGCCGACGGACGCGCGCTCGACATCGAGGCGCGCACTCGACCATACGACATGGGTGCGTACGCCAATGAGTTGTCCACAGGGGCGGTGGCGAGGGCCCGCGAGAGTTGTCCACAGGGGCCGCGAGCGCCCGTGACGACCTGCGATGATGTTGAAGCCCGATTGCACCTGTTCGAAATTGTGGGGACCTGATGTTGGAAATCGGCGCCGACGGCCGGACCTGGCTTCTCACGGGGCCCAGGAGCAGCTATGCCCTGCGGCTCACGGAGAACGACGAGCTGCTGCATCTGCACTGGGGTCCCAGAATCGCGCTCGCCGACGCGGAGGAGCTGTCCGCCCGGCAGCAGCTGCCGTACTGGCCGTTCGAGGCGCCGGTCGACGGACACGAGGAGTACCCCGTCGAGGGCGGCCCCCGCTTCACCCGCCCCGCGCTCTCCGTGCGCACGGACGAGCGGCGCGGCACCGAGTGGTCCTTCGCGGGGGCGGAGGCCGACGGCGACGAGCTGCGGCTGCGGTTCGGCGACGACGGACTCGCGATCACCCTGCATTACCGGATGCGCGACGACGTGGTCGAGCGCTGGGTGACCCTCGCCAACGAGGGCCCGGCGGTGGAGCTGCTGCGCGCCGACTCGGCGACCTGGACACTGCCGCCGCGCGCGGAGGAGTCCTGGCACCTCTCGCAGCTGCACGGCAGGTGGGCGGCCGAGTCCCGGCTCGTGCGCGGCGACCTCACCTACGGCGAGAAAGTCATCGGCAGCCGGCGCGGCCACACCGGGCACCAGCATCTGCCCTGGGTCGCCCTCGACACCGACGCCACCGAGGAGCGCGGCGAGGTCTACGGCTGCGCGCTGGGCTGGTCGGGGTCCTGGCGCATCGCGGTCGCCCAACTCCCGGACGCGCGCGTGCAGATCACCGGCGGCGCCGGCTACGACGAGTCCGGGCTGCTGCGGCTGGAGACGGGGGAGACGTTCACCACGCCCGTCTTCGCCGGCCTGTGGAGCGACGGCGGCTTCGGCGGGGCCAGCCGCGCCTGGCACGCCTACCAGCGGACGTACGTCATCCCGGACGCGGACCAGGACCGGCCGGTGCTCTTCAACTCCTGGGAGGCCACCGAGTTCGACATCTCCGAGGATCAGCAGGGGACGCTGGCGCGGGCGGCGGCGGCCATCGGGGTCGAGCTGTTCGTGGTGGACGACGGCTGGTTCGGGGCGCGTACGAGCGACCGGGCCGGGCTCGGCGACTGGGCGCCCAATCCGGACCGATTCCCGAAGGGGCTCAAGCCGCTCGCCGACTATGTGCACGCCCTCGGGATGCGGTTCGGCATCTGGGTCGAGCCGGAAATGGTCAACCCGGACAGTGAGCTGTACCGGGCGCACCCCGAATGGGCACAGTTCCAACCGGGACGAAAGCGGACGGAGCTGCGCAATCAGCTCGTTCTCAATCTCGCCCGCGAGGACGTTCAGGAATACCTCTGGGAGCGGTTGGACGCGCTTCTCTCCAGCGCGCCGATCGACTATGTGAAGTGGGACTTCAACCGTTGCTTCACCGATGCGGGCTGGCCCGGCGAGCCCTATCCGCAGAAGCTCTGGGTCGAGCATGTGCGCGCCTTCTACGCCCTGCTGGACCGGCTGCGGGCCGCGCATCCGGGGGTGGCGTTCGAGTCGTGCTCGGGCGGCGGCGGCCGGATCGATCTCGGGGTGATGGCGCGGACGGACCAGGTGTGGACGTCCGACAACACCGACCCGCTCGACCGGCTCGCCATCCAGCACGGCTTCAGCCAGATCCATCCGGCCCGGACCATGGCCGCCTGGGTCACCGACAGCCCGAACAACCAGCTCAACGGCCGGGTCAGCTCGCTGCGGTTCCGGTTCGTCAGCGCGATGGCAGGGGTGCTCGGCGTCGGCGGCGACCTCACCGAGTGGACCGAGGAGGAGCTGGCCGAGGCGCGCGGCTGGATCGAGCGGTACAAGGAGATCCGGCCGGTCGTGCAGCGCGGTGATCTCTACCGGCTGCGGCCCCCGACCGGCGGGCTGAGCGCCGTGCAGTACGTCCACGGCGACGAGGTGGTCGTCCTCGCCTGGCTCCAGGCCCAGCACTACGGCGAGCCGCCCGCCCCGCTCCGGCTGCGTGGACTCGACCCGGCGGGGACGTATGAATGCCGCGAAACGGGCGAAGTGCACCGGGGGGCGGTGCTGTTGCATCACGGGATGCGGACGGGGCTGCGCGGTGACTTCGATGCGGCAGTTATCCGCCTGTGTCGCACTTGAGTGATCTGTCCGTAATGCAGCTGTAATTCCAACAAGCCCTGGAATAAAGCCTACTGAGTCGTAGGTGCGTGAGTAGCGTCATATTCGTGACGTTCCGCTGTCGCCATGTTCACGTAATTCTTGGGCGTTTCCAGGGCGGTTGGAAATGCTCAGGACCGGTCTCTAACGGAGCGTGAGCGTGAATTCATGTAAGGCTCAGGGAGGAAGACGCACAGGAAGTCCCAATGGTTGTCTCTGTGGGCACAAGTCGCTTAAGTTCGGCGTCAATCCGGACGGACGCCCAATCCTGCCGCCGACCGGAGCCGCGTACCGACCCGATCCACGGCAGGAGCGGGGGACCCACAGGAATCACCGCCTGTTCCGGTCTCCGGAACGGCTAGGGGTAAAGCCGTGCGCAAGCACGGCCGGACATCTCCAGTCCGCACCCGACAGCTCACCTCGTAGGCGCCGGAGAGGAATTCGCCATGCCCGCGAAGGGTAAGCACCGCCGTCCGAAGTCCCAGCGTTTCACCCGATCGATAGCCGCCGCCGGGACCGGTGGCGCGGCGCTCGCGCTGCCGCTGATCGGAGCCGCGGGCGCCCATGCCGCGACCCCGACCGCCGCCGTCTCCGGGGTGTCCGAGAAGACGGACACCGTCGCCGCCGAGAAGGCCGCGGCACAGGCGGGCGCTCGGATCGAGCAGGCCGAGAAGGCCGCGCAGGCCGAGAAGACCGCCACCAAGAAGGCGGCGACCAAGACCTATTCGGTGAAGGTCGGCGACTACCTCGCGAAGATCGCGGACGAGCAGGACGTCGA of Streptomyces phaeolivaceus contains these proteins:
- a CDS encoding tyrosine-protein phosphatase; this encodes MTQQIPSTEPELTGVRNFRDVGGLPTVDGRRVRHGVLFRSGHLAHASDEDAAFLASLGLHTVFDFRNAADQKLEGPDVELPGVLNVNLPLSDPADGAEFWKMVRDGDLDQLRELLDDGKGAGRMIASYRRIIKDRTAEHSRVLHALAEDSVPALMHCAAGKDRAGLSVAVTLLALGVEREAIVADYLESNAKHRRYKVHRSSSAASAYSPEVMELLSPLFDARAEYIEAAFDTVDETWGDVDTYLEQGLKLTPETRERLRERLLD
- the ispG gene encoding flavodoxin-dependent (E)-4-hydroxy-3-methylbut-2-enyl-diphosphate synthase, which codes for MTAVSLGVPELPARPIAERRPSRRIQVGAVAVGGGAPVSVQSMTTTRTSDVGATLQQIAELTASGCQIVRVACPTQDDADALATIARKSQIPVIADIHFQPKYVFAAIEAGCAAVRVNPGNIKQFDDKVKEIARAAGDHGTPIRIGVNAGSLDRRLLQKYGKATPEALVESALWESSLFEEHDFRDIKISVKHNDPVVMIEAYRQLAAQCDYPLHLGVTEAGPAFQGTIKSAVAFGALLSEGIGDTIRVSLSAPPVEEIKVGIQILESLNLRQRRLEIVSCPSCGRAQVDVYRLADEVSAGLEGMEVPLRVAVMGCVVNGPGEAREADLGVASGNGKGQIFVKGEVIKTVPESKIVETLIDEAMKIAERMERDGVASGEPAVTVS
- the dxs gene encoding 1-deoxy-D-xylulose-5-phosphate synthase, which gives rise to MTILESIRQPRDLKALTEAELGELAEEIREFLVHAVARTGGHLGPNLGVVELTVALHRVFESPVDRIVWDTGHQSYVHKLLTGRQDFSKLRGKGGLSGYPSREESAHDIVENSHASTALGWADGLAKARQVQGEKGHVVAVIGDGALTGGMAWEALNNIAAAKDRPLIIVVNDNERSYSPTIGGLANHLATLRTTDGYEQFLAWGKDVLLRTPIVGKEVYEALHGAKKGFKDAFAPQGMFEDLGLKYVGPIDGHDTKAVESALRRAKCFHGPVLVHCLTQKGRGYEPALANEEDHFHTVGVMDPLTCEPLTPAGGPSWTSVFGDEIVRIGDEREDVVAITAAMLHPVGLGRFAEKFPDRVWDVGIAEQHAAVSAAGLATGGLHPVVAVYATFLNRAFDQLLMDVALHRCGVTFVLDRAGVTGVDGASHNGMWDLSVLQVVPGLRIAAPRDAEQLRTQLREAVAVDDAPTLIRFPKESVGPEIPAVDRVGGMDVLHRSPTAGSSTGSSVSSGGPAVLLVAVGVMASVCLQAAELLESRGIGCTVVDPRWVKPVDPALPWLAADHRLVAVVEDNSRAAGVGSAVALALGDAEVDVPVRRFGIPEQFLAHAKRGEVLADIGLTPVEIAGRISASLTARDDFAKGDVKGDLSEAEPAKEKPE
- a CDS encoding alpha-galactosidase gives rise to the protein MLEIGADGRTWLLTGPRSSYALRLTENDELLHLHWGPRIALADAEELSARQQLPYWPFEAPVDGHEEYPVEGGPRFTRPALSVRTDERRGTEWSFAGAEADGDELRLRFGDDGLAITLHYRMRDDVVERWVTLANEGPAVELLRADSATWTLPPRAEESWHLSQLHGRWAAESRLVRGDLTYGEKVIGSRRGHTGHQHLPWVALDTDATEERGEVYGCALGWSGSWRIAVAQLPDARVQITGGAGYDESGLLRLETGETFTTPVFAGLWSDGGFGGASRAWHAYQRTYVIPDADQDRPVLFNSWEATEFDISEDQQGTLARAAAAIGVELFVVDDGWFGARTSDRAGLGDWAPNPDRFPKGLKPLADYVHALGMRFGIWVEPEMVNPDSELYRAHPEWAQFQPGRKRTELRNQLVLNLAREDVQEYLWERLDALLSSAPIDYVKWDFNRCFTDAGWPGEPYPQKLWVEHVRAFYALLDRLRAAHPGVAFESCSGGGGRIDLGVMARTDQVWTSDNTDPLDRLAIQHGFSQIHPARTMAAWVTDSPNNQLNGRVSSLRFRFVSAMAGVLGVGGDLTEWTEEELAEARGWIERYKEIRPVVQRGDLYRLRPPTGGLSAVQYVHGDEVVVLAWLQAQHYGEPPAPLRLRGLDPAGTYECRETGEVHRGAVLLHHGMRTGLRGDFDAAVIRLCRT
- a CDS encoding DUF6126 family protein, giving the protein MTDLEEKFPRALWVRLIIYIAVGHVFAAFIYLLFELGAKQ
- a CDS encoding aspartate aminotransferase family protein, whose amino-acid sequence is MTTVRPAAGGGEFDLGKLLAERGAERYELHARYLNHQLPRMLHTIGFDKVYERAEGAYFWDADGNDYLDMLAGFGVMGLGRHHPVVRKALHDVLDAQLADLTRFDCQPLPGLLAERLLAHSPHLDRVFFGNSGTEAVETALKFARYATGRPRVLYCDHAFHGLTTGSLSVNGEDGFRDGFAPLLPDTAVPLGDLDALARELKKGDVAALVVEPIQGKGVHEAPPGYLRAAQELLHRHKALLIVDEVQTGLGRTGDFYAYQHEDGVEPDLVCVAKALSGGYVPVGATLGKEWIFKKVYSSMDRVLVHSASFGSNAQAMAAGLAVLSVMENERIVAGARATGELLKSRLTALIDKYELLSDVRGRGLMIGIEFGRPKSLKLRGRWTMLQAARKGLFAQMVVVPLLQRHRILTQVSGDHLEVIKLIPPLVVGEREVDRFVAAFTEVMDDAHGGGGLMWDFGRTLVKQAVANR
- a CDS encoding helix-turn-helix domain-containing protein; the protein is MSPSEGTHPSEPSEPSESSAHEALPSVAPQLRALRRRAALTLEAAARAAALSPAHLSRLETGQRQPSLPMLLALARIYGTTVSELLGETVAERDAVLRAPDMEPTRAGGWTYWQAGASGRGMQALRVHVPHGSQGDIVRVHPGEEWLYVLKGRLRLRLGDTAHLLAPGDSAHFDSLTPHRIAAADHDGADLLFVHTLLQSPTAALCLGPITPGETP
- the hpnH gene encoding adenosyl-hopene transferase HpnH; protein product: MAMPLRQSIKVATYLAEQKLRKRDKFPLIVELEPLYACNLKCEGCGKIQHPAGVLKQRMPVAQAVGAVLESGAPMVSIAGGEPLMHPQIDEIVRQLVAKRKYVFLCTNALLMRKKMEKFKPSPYFAFAVHIDGLRERHDESVAKEGVFDEAVAAIKEAKKRGFRVTTNSTFFNTDTPQTIIEVLNFLNDDLQVDEMMISPAYAYEKAPDQEHFLGVEQTRELFKKAFSGGNRRRWRLNHSPLFLDFLEGKVDFPCTAWAIPNYSLFGWQRPCYLMSDGYVTTYRELIEDTDWNAYGRGKDPRCANCMAHCGYEPTAVLATMGSLKESLRALRETVSGNHVNHGNQG